One Alnus glutinosa chromosome 3, dhAlnGlut1.1, whole genome shotgun sequence genomic region harbors:
- the LOC133862353 gene encoding GDSL esterase/lipase At4g01130 encodes MCRTIMRLWLPKCLVIFREYVVVGVVMVAMFGCLSRSKCDFEAIFNFGDSNSDTGGFWAAFPAQSGPFGMTYFKRPAGRASDGRLIIDFLAEALGLPFISPYLQSIGSDYRHGANYATLASTVLLPNTSLFVTGISPFSLAIQLNQMKEFKIKVDELHGSSDKTGSTKLPSPAIFGKSLYTFYIGQNDFTSNLAAIGIGGVKQYLPQVVSQIAGTIKELYGLGGRAFLVLNLAPVGCYPSFLAEISRSSSDLDAFGCMVPYNNAVEEYNNMLKETLGQTREALPDASLVYVDTHSVLLKLFRHPTSHGLQYGTKACCGHGGGAYNFDPRLYCGNSKVINGNTVTAAACNDPSNYVSWDGIHATEAANKIVTWAILNGSYFDPPFPLHQLCDLHPIA; translated from the exons ATGTGTAGAACCATAATGAGGCTCTGGTTACCAAAATGTTTGGTCATATTTCGGGAATACGTGGTTGTTGGGGTGGTGATGGTGGCAATGTTCGGTTGCTTAAGCCGTTCGAAATGCGATTTCGAGGCAATTTTCAACTTTGGCGACTCGAATTCAGACACAGGCGGGTTTTGGGCAGCTTTTCCGGCACAGTCTGGGCCCTTCGGCATGACCTATTTCAAGAGACCGGCTGGCCGGGCTTCCGACGGAAGGCTCATTATTGATTTCTTAG CTGAAGCTCTAGGATTGCCGTTTATAAGCCCATATTTGCAATCAATTGGATCAGATTATAGACATGGGGCCAACTATGCAACATTGGCCTCAACAGTGCTCCTCCCAAACACTTCGTTATTTGTTACGGGAATCAGCCCCTTTTCTCTGGCCATTCAGCTCAACCAAATGAAGGAATTCAAGATCAAAGTTGATGAACTTCATGGCTCCTCAGACAAAACTG GATCGACAAAACTTCCTTCACCGGCCATTTTCGGGAAATCGCTCTACACATTTTATATTGGTCAAAATGATTTCACTTCCAACTTAGCAGCTATTGGAATAGGTGGTGTCAAGCAGTATCTCCCTCAAGTGGTATCCCAAATCGCTGGCACCATCAAG GAGCTATATGGCTTAGGAGGGCGTGCATTTCTGGTGCTCAATCTTGCACCTGTGGGTTGTTATCCGTCATTCTTGGCGGAGATTTCTCGTAGCAGTTCGGACCTTGACGCGTTTGGATGCATGGTCCCTTACAACAATGCAGTGGAGGAGTACAACAACATGTTAAAGGAGACACTAGGACAAACTAGGGAAGCTCTCCCAGACGCTTCCCTCGTATATGTGGACACTCATTCTGTGTTGCTAAAGCTCTTCCGCCATCCCACATCTCACG GGCTCCAATATGGTACAAAAGCATGTTGTGGGCATGGTGGCGGCGCCTACAATTTTGACCCAAGACTGTACTGTGGAAACAGCAAAGTGATCAATGGGAACACTGTGACAGCAGCAGCTTGTAATGACCCTAGCAACTATGTTAGCTGGGATGGAATCCATGCTACAGAAGCAGCAAACAAGATTGTTACCTGGGCCATTCTCAATGGCTCTTATTTTGATCCCCCTTTTCCACTGCACCAACTCTGTGACCTCCACCCAATAGCTTGA
- the LOC133863492 gene encoding uncharacterized protein LOC133863492 — protein sequence MGFYNSWYTIVWVMFAFSLPSFARGSNDYDIESLNAFIHDHADKALLKPRTGTLYNISLPANFSGMEVSVVRLRTGEFWAKGANFSFFHIPPRIQPMPPVRRLSILYQNLGNWSSYYYNVPGYRLVAPVVGFMAYDSSNSSTVGNRTVDFSIMGDPISVHFLHSNVPAEGENDVTPQCVKFGADGSFKLQDMNESYVCITQGEGRFSVVVPDKQDGLEKFWAFGFVGLVLLLLVMAAIAILLRRKKKMRKMEEQAERGVAFDTFWVGGSKIPSASMVRTQPALENRYVP from the coding sequence ATGGGCTTCTACAACAGCTGGTACACGATCGTATGGGTGATGTTTGCTTTCTCGTTACCATCATTTGCTCGAGGCTCCAATGACTATGACATTGAGTCTTTGAATGCTTTCATTCATGATCACGCAGATAAAGCACTGTTAAAGCCACGTACAGGCACTCTGTACAATATTTCCCTCCCTGCTAACTTCTCCGGCATGGAAGTTTCCGTTGTTCGGCTCAGAACTGGGGAATTTTGGGCTAAAGGAGCGAATTTTTCCTTCTTCCATATCCCGCCAAGGATTCAACCAATGCCTCCTGTGAGAAGACTATCCATACTATATCAAAACCTGGGCAATTGGTCTTCTTATTACTACAATGTGCCAGGTTACAGATTGGTTGCGCCTGTTGTTGGTTTCATGGCTTACGATTCTTCCAACTCAAGCACCGTAGGTAATCGAACGGTCGATTTCAGCATCATGGGGGATCCCATTTCAGTTCATTTTTTGCATAGTAATGTGCCTGCAGAAGGGGAAAATGACGTGACGCCACAGTGTGTCAAATTTGGTGCTGATGGGTCATTTAAATTACAGGACATGAACGAGTCTTACGTTTGTATCACACAAGGTGAAGGTCGTTTTTCTGTTGTTGTTCCAGATAAACAAGATGGGCTTGAGAAATTTTGGGCGTTCGGATTTGTTGGGCTGGTTTTGCTGCTTTTGGTTATGGCGGCCATTGCCATACttttgagaaggaagaagaagatgagaaaaatgGAGGAGCAAGCTGAAAGAGGGGTGGCTTTTGATACATTTTGGGTTGGAGGAAGTAAAATCCCTTCCGCATCAATGGTTAGAACTCAGCCAGCCCTCGAAAATCGTTATGTTCCTTGA